AAAAAATTGTCGGCAAGGTGACGCCGGAAAATGTTTTGGATTATATCTACGCCGTTTTGCACTCGCCGAGTTATCGCGAAAAATATAAAGAATTTTTGAAGATAGATTTTCCGCGGGTGCCGTATCCGAAAAATGAAAAGCGATTTTTCGCGTTGGCAAAATTGGGCGAGGAGTTGAGGCATCTGCATTTGTTGGAAAGTTCGAAGGTTGAAAAATTTATTACCACTTATCCCGAGGCAGGGGATAATTTGGTGGAAAAAGTTGTCTATAAAGATGGAAAAGTTTATATTAATGCTTCGCAATATTTCGGTGGCGTGCCGGAAATCGCCTGGAACTTTTCCATCGGCGGCTATCAGCCGGCGCAGAAATGGTTGAAAGATCGCAAAGGCCGCAAACTCTCCAACGCCGACATTGAACATTATCAAAAAATTGTTGTGGCGTTGGTGGAGACGGATAAACTTATGAGAGGAATTGATAAAGTTAATAAATAATTTTTTAAAAGTTATTATATGTGGAGGGTTAAACCGCATACAAGAGAAAAATTGGAATATTTCAGAAAGTATATCGAAGCATATACAACCGCAACTAAAAAACTACCTTTGAAATATTATATTGATGCTTTCGCCGGAACAGGAAAGTGTGTCCTCTGCGGTGAAAAATGCAGTTCGGAGGGGTGGTCAAGATGTGAAAAGTGTGGCAGAGGTAATTTAATTGATGGATCGGCATTGATTTCCTTAAAAATAAAAAATAAATTTAATGGTTATTTATTTGTTGAGCTAAATAAAAAAAGTTTTAAAATTTTGAATAATTTAGTGATTTCTGAAAAAAGTAATGTCTCTCCATCCATTTCAGTGAAAACACGCAATGATGATTCGAATAAACTACTAAAAGATTTGTATAAATATATACCTTCTCGGGCTGGCTGTTTGGTATTTCTAGATCCGAAGGGCGCCGAGCTTTATTGGGAAACCGTTGTCTCCTTATCAAAGATTAGAAAAGTAGACATCCTCATTTTGTATCCTTATGACATGTCTCTTGTAAGATTAATCAGAGATTATCCAAAAAAATTAGATCTTTTTTATGGCTCTACGGATTGGTCGAATGTTTATAACTCGAAAGATAATTATAATGAGAAGAGAAGGAAAGAA
The sequence above is drawn from the Patescibacteria group bacterium genome and encodes:
- the tcmP gene encoding three-Cys-motif partner protein TcmP; protein product: MWRVKPHTREKLEYFRKYIEAYTTATKKLPLKYYIDAFAGTGKCVLCGEKCSSEGWSRCEKCGRGNLIDGSALISLKIKNKFNGYLFVELNKKSFKILNNLVISEKSNVSPSISVKTRNDDSNKLLKDLYKYIPSRAGCLVFLDPKGAELYWETVVSLSKIRKVDILILYPYDMSLVRLIRDYPKKLDLFYGSTDWSNVYNSKDNYNEKRRKEALLSFYRENLKKLGFEYVVYKQIRRNLRSGKALYHLILVTHSSIGKKIMENIFDKEIDGQTKLC